From the Paludisphaera rhizosphaerae genome, the window GGGGAGAATCATGAACCAACAAGCCCGAAGGCTTCTCGTCGGCATGGGTGGATTTGCGGCGGGCATGCTGGTTGGTCGATCAACGAGTATCTCCCTGGTCCCCAAGGCATTCCTGGTCGGCATGACGACCTTGATCGTGGCAACACTCCTGGACTGGATCACTCGAACGAATCAGAACGCAGGCTGATGGCTACGGCCCGAACGTCACGCCACAGCCCGGTCGAAACGTCGGCCGGTCCGACAGCGGCGACAAGAGCCAGCGCCTCCTCCGGCGCAATCCCTCGGGCGATCGCCAGGGCCGCCGCGGCGACGGCCGGCGACCGGCTCATGCCGTTGCCGCAGCAAACCAGCGTCGGAACCTTCTCTCGGATCAGGTCCGCGACGACCCTTACCGCCATACGCAACAGCCAGTCCGGGTTTCCCTCGCCGTCGATCAGGGGGAACCGGCAGGCGACCAACTCCCGCCCCACCAAGGTCGGGCGCTCGTTGAGCGCCAGATCGACGACCGCCTCGACGCCCGCTTCGGCCAGAGCCGACGTCTCGCGAAGCATCGCCGCCGGGGCCAGCGCCAGCGGCGAATCGGGGATGCGTCTCAACATCGAAAGCGACTCTCGACGAGGATGGATTTCGCCCTCGTCAGTATACAATCCCAACCCGAAAGGCCGACCGCGAATGCCCGACGAAGCCCCCTGGATGAACATTGCGAAGGTGGAGATCGGCCAGCAGGAGAAGCCGGGGGACGAGCACAACCCTCGCGTCCTCGAATACCTGGCCACCTGCGGAACCCAGTACAAGACGGACGAGACCCCCTGGTGCCCGGCCTTCGCCAACTGGGTGATGATCCACGCCGGCAAGAAGGGGACGAACTCCGCCCTGGCGCGCTCGTGGCTGAAGTGGGGCGAGCCCATCGAGGAACCCCGCTACGGCTGCGTCGTCGTCTTCAAGCGCGGGACCAGCAACTGGCAGGGCCACGTCGGCTTCTTCGTCCGCACCGAGGGGGACAAGATCGTCGTCCTGGGGGGCAACCAGTCCAACACCGTCTCGATCGCCCCCCGCTCCAAGTCCGACCTCCTCGGCTACCGCTGGCCGGGGCCGAAGGACTGACTGACGGGCCCGACTATTCCGTCCCACCGACGATCTGTAAACACCGATAGCCGCCCCAGAACGCAGCAGGCATCGTAACGACCGCCAGCGAAAACGCCAGACCCAGGGCCATGAGAAGCGGCCCGAGCCAGCGGGGCAGGTCGGGATGGCTTCGCCGCGCCAACGCCTCAACCACCCAGCCCAACGTATAGCAGACGTCAAACATGATCGGAGCGGCGAGCAGGGCCAGCGGCTCAACCGCGTCCTCGCCGGGCTTCAACTCGCCGCTGCCCGAGAGCCCCCAGAAGAAGATCGCCAGACAGACGACCCCGTACGCGCCGACCACCAGGTTGACCGGTAGTCGACGGACCTCCCACCAAAGGATGGTGCGCCGGGGCGTCGGGTCGGCCTGCGGGGCGAACAGCCAGCGGACGGGGCTCACCCCACACTCCTGGGCTTGCGAGCCGTCCGATACCGTTGCCTGATCTCATCCCAGGTGACGCCCCCGTCGGGCTCGGCTTCGAGGGCCGCCAGGCGGCGATCGAGGAGATCCCTGAGTTCCGGCGTAAGTTCAGGCCCGGATTCGTCGTCGGCCAGGCTGTCCCAGACTTCCTCGATCAGCCGAAGGCGGTCCTCTGGGGGCCAGGCTTGCACTTCGGACAGAACGGACTTGAGGTCCATGCGTACCCCTCTGTCAGGGATTCGTAAACGCTGACTGGGAACGACCCCTCCTTACGATCCATCATACCTCGCTTCGCCTACCCATCCCAGGCCGCCAACCGGCCCTGACTCGTGCAAGCCGGACGATCTGGTAGAATGGAGGGGTGCGGCCGCGTGGCTGCCGGGGTCGGTGCGAGGTCGGCCCGGCGGGCGGGGTCTCCGGGGTGGGAAACGACGGCCATGAGTGCAACGTACAAGGACGAGCCCGCGTCGGCCATCGACGCCGGGGATGGATCGTGGATCGCACTGCTGGACCCCCGACGGACCGGGCCGATCCGCGGCGAACTGCTGGGCGTTGAGCGGCTGGAGCGTCGCGCGCGCGAGCTGGCCGACGTCGCGACGACCTTCCCGCCAAGGTCCTCCGTCAGCCCGCTCCTGCGCCGGTTCGCCGACAACGCCAAGGTTCTGGAGCGCGTCCACGAGCGGATCGAAAGCGGCGACGTCCATGCGCACGGCATCGACGTCGAGTGGCTTCTGGACAACTTCCACATCGTCGACGACGTCATCAAGGAGGTCCGCCGCGACATGCCCTCGGGCTATGACGCGGTCCTGCCCAAGCTCTCGGCCACGCCCCTGAAGACGTATCCCCGCGTCTACGCCATTGCCGTCTCGCTGACCGCCCATACCGACGGCGAGTTTGACGAGGCGCGGATCCACCGCTTCGTCGCCGCCTTCCAGGAGAAGGCCGGGCTGACCATCGGCGAGCTTTGGGCGCTGCCGACGATGCTCCGCCTCGTCCTGCTGGAGAATCTCCGTCGATTGGCCGAGGAGATGGCCTGGTCGTGGCGGGAGCGCCGCCGCGCCGACGAATGGCTCGAGGCCGACGAAAACGAGCGTCCCCCCCTCGCCGAGACCTCCGGCCCGTTCGTCGCCCGGCTGATGCAGGCCCCCCGCACGAGCGAATCGAAGGCGCCCTCGGCCAAAGTCGTCGGCGACCTCCTCCAAAATCAGGGGGTGGACGTCGACGCCGTCGTCGAGCGCGAGAACCACCGCCAGGCGGCCAACCAGGTGACCGTCGGCAACAGCGTGGTGACGCTCCGGCTGCTCTCGGCCATTGACTGGAACGCCTTCTTCGAGCAGCAAAGCCCCGTCCAGAAGATCCTGCTCAAGGACCCTTCCGGCTACTACCCGCAGCAAGACTTCCCCACCTGCGACCGCTACCGGAAGTCGGTCGAGAAGGTCGCCCGAGGCGCGAAGGCCGACGAGCTGGCCGTCGCGCAGAAGGCCGTCGAGCTGGCCGCGGCCGCCGACCCGGCCGACCACCGCCGCGGCCACGTCGGCTTCTGGCTGATCGACGACGGCCTCAAGACGCTGCGGTCCCACTTCCCCTACCGGCCCCCATGGCGGGTCTGGCTGCTAGAGACGGTCCGCGCCCATCCCAACGTCGTCTACTTCGGCTCGATCGTGCTGGTCTGGCTGCTGATCGCCGCCGTCTGTACGTGGTTCGCCGGGGGACTGTCGCTGGGTGTCGGAGCCTTGCTGGGGGTCCTCGCGCTGCTGGCGCTGCCGGTGGGCGAGGTCGCCGTCGGCTTCATCAACCACGTCCTGACGCTGTTCGTGCCGCCTCGGGTCCTCCCCAAGCTGGAATTCAAGAAGGGGATCCCCGACGAATACCGGACGTTCGTCGTCATCCCGACGATGCTGGTGAAGGCCCACCACGCCGAGGGGTTGCTGGAGCGCCTGGAGATCCACTACCTCACCAACCCCGACCCCAACCTGCGGTTCGCCCTGCTCACCGACTTCGCCGACGCCCCCGCCGAGCACATGCCCGAGGATCAGTCCCTGATCGACGACGCCCTGGCGCGCGTTCGGGCCCTCAACGAGCGTTACGGCCGCGCGAAGGGGGACGACCTGTTCTTCCTCTTCCATCGCAGACGGCTGTGGAATGAGTCGCAGGGCTCGTGGATGGGCTGGGAGCGAAAGCGCGGCAAGCTGTCGGAGTTCAACAACATCCTCCGCGGCGGGCCGGTCGGCAGCTACAACGTCTTCAGCGCCGATCCCTCGACCCTGCCGAAGTTCCGGTTCGTCATCACGCTCGACTCCGACACCCAGATGCCCCGCGACACCGCCGGCCGGATGGTGGGGACGATCGCCCACCCGCTGAACCGCCCGCTGTATGACCCGGTGAGCGGCCGGGTCCTCGAAGGTTACGGCGTGCTCCAGCCTCGGGTGAGCTTCCACCTGACGGCCGCGACGCACTCGTACTTCGCCCGGCTGCTGGCCTCGGGCGGCGGCATCGATCCCTACTCCACGGCCGCGTCCGACTCGTACATGGACCTGTACGGCGTCGGCAGCTTCACCGGCAAGGGCGTGTACGACATCGACGCCTTCGAACGGGCGGTCGGCCACATCTTCCCCGAGAACCGGATCCTCAGCCACGACCTGATCGAGGGCAACTACGTCCGCTGCGGGCTGCTCAGCGACACCGAGGTCTTCGACGACTTCCCCGCGCGCTACCACGCCTACGCCCGCCGCGAGCACCGCTGGATCCGAGGCGACTGGCAGCTCCTGCCCTGGATCACGCCGTCCGTCCCGATGCCCGAAGGGAAGTCGCGGCCCAACCCCCTGCCCGCCCTCGAGCGCTGGAAGCTGCTGGACAATCTTCGGCGCAGCCTCACGCCGCCGGCCGTCGTCTTGATGCTGGCCCTGGGGTGGACGGTCATGCCGGGCTCGCCCTGGCTCTGGACGGCCGTCGCCCTGCTGGTTCAGGCGCAGCCGCTCCTCAAGTGGTTCACGGCGGCTGTGGTCGGCTCGATCCGCAGCGGCTCGATCAGCCCGTTCAAGGGGGGCCTGGACGCAATCCCGGCGATGGGAGGTCAGGCTCTCCTCTCGTTGGCGTTCCTCCCCGACCAGGCGCGGTCAGCCGTCGACGCCGTCTGCCGCACGCTCTACCGCCAGTACGTCAGCGGCAAGCGGATGCTCGAATGGGAGACCGCCGCGGCCGCCGAACAACGACTGGGGGGCGATCTCGGCTCGTTCGTCAGGTCGATGTGGCAGGCGTCGGCGACGGCCCTCGTGATCGGGGCGGCCGTCGCCTGGCTCCGGCCCGGCGCTCTCTGGGTCGCCGCGCCCATCTTGCTGGCCTGGATCCTCTCGCCGCTCGTGGCGTTCCTCATCAGCCGGCCCCTGCCGACGACCGAGCACCCCCTGACGACCGAAGAGATCCGCGCCCTGCGACGGCTGGCTCGAAAGACCTGGCGGTACTTCGAGACCTTCGTCGGCGAGGAGGACCACTGGCTCCCGCCCGACAACTTCCAGGAAGTCCCCGACGCCCGCGTGGCGCACCGGACGTCCCCCACGAACAAGGGGCTGCTGCTCCTCTCGACGACCGCCGCCCACGACCTGGGCTTCCTCTCGCTCGGGACGTTGGTCGACCGTCTGGAGCGGACGTTCGACACGCTCGACCGACTGGAGCGGCACTGGGGACACTTCTACAACTGGTACAACACGCGGACCCTCGCCCCGCTGCCGCCGCTGTACGTCTCAACGGTCGACAGCGGCAACATGCTGGGCTGCCTGGTGGCCCTGCGGCAGGCCCTGATCGAGAAAACCCGAACGCCGGTCATCGGCCCCGAGGTGGCCCACGGCCTGTCCGACGTGCTCGGGCTGGCGACCGAGTCAGGCGTCGTGGACGGCTCCCGGTTGAAGGCCCTGCTCGACGCCCCGACGCCGACCGACCTCCCCGGCTGGCGGGCCTGGCTCGACCGCGTCGAGGATGAGGCGGGCCGGCTGGAAGAGGAGATCGCCGCGAGCGACCGCTCCGGCGACCTGGCGACGGCCCAGACCTGGCTCCGCAAGCTGCTGGAGCAGGCGGTCGACCACCGCCGCAACCTGGAATCGCTGGCCGGCCAGGAGTCCGGCCCCGTCCCCACGCTCATGACGCTGGCGGGCTCGCGGGCGGCGGCCTCGACGCTGGCCTCGCGGATGGTTTCGCTGGCCGATCGCGCCGAGGCGATGGGCCGGGCGATGGACTTCCGTCCGCTCTACAAGAAGGAGCGGAATCTCTACACGATCGGCTGCAACCTGTCTCAGGGGAGGCTCGACGGCGCCTGCTACGACCTGCTGGCGTCGGAGTCGTGCCTGACCAGCTACCTGACGATCTGCCGTGGCGAGGCCCCTCGCAAGCACTGGTTCCAGCTCGGCCGACCGTTCGTCCGCTCCGCAGGCAGCATCGGCCTGATCTCCTGGGGCGGGACGATGTTCGAGTACCTGATGCCCCGGCTGCTCCTGAAGAGCCTCCCCAACACGGTCCTCTCCGAGGCCATCCGCACCGCCGTCGCCCGTCAGCGGGAGTACGGTCGACAGTTGGGCCTGCCATGGGGGATCTCGGAATCCGCCTTCTCGGCCCAGTACCCGGAGGGAGATTACCGCTACCAGGCGTTCGGCACCCCCGGCCTGGGACTCAAGCAGGGGCTCGACGAGGATCGCGTCATCGCCCCCTACGCCACGGCGATGGCGACGATGATCGAGCCCGGCGCGGCCGTCGAGAACCTCAAGCGGCTCACGGCCGAAGGGGGCGAAGGCGCCTACGGCTGGTATGAGGCCATCGACTACACCCCGGACCGGCTTCCGCCTGGACAGAAGTCGGTCGTCTGCCGGTCGTACATGAGCCACCACCAGGGGATGAGCCTGGTGGCCGCGACCAACAAGCTGCTGGGCGATATCATGCCCCGGCGGTTCCACGCCGAACCGATGGTCCGCGCCAACGAACTGCTCCTGCAGGAACGGATCCCCCGCGACACCCCGCTGGTCGACATGGAGGCCGAGACCGAAGAAGCCGCCGCCGCCGCGGCCGCCTCCGAGGAGGACCTCGCGTCCGCCCCCGAGCGTCCCGCCGCGCCGAGCTTCCTCAGTCGAAGGCTGAGCACGCCGATGACCGTCGCGCCCCGGACGCACCTGCTGTCGAACGCCCAGTATCATGTGATGCTCACCAACGCCGGCTCAGGGGCGAGCACCTGCCGGGGGATGGACGTGACCCGCTGGCGGGAGGACTCCTCGCGGGAAGCCTACGGCCAGTTCCTCTACATTCGCGACACGGCCTCCGGTGCCTTCTGGTCGGCCGGGTTCCAGCCGACCTGCCGTCCGGCCGATGAGGACGAGATCGTCTTCGCCGCCGACAAGGCCACGATTCGCCGCCGGGTCGGCGGAATCGAGAGCCTGCTGGAAGTCGCCGTTTCGCCGGAACAGCTCGCCGAGGTCCGCCGGCTCACGCTGGTCAACCACGGGCCGACCTCGCGGGAACTGGAGGTCGTCAGTTACGCGGAGGTCGTCCTGGCGCCGCACGACGCCGACCTGGCCCATCCGGCCTTCCTGAAGCTGTTCCTGGAAACCGAATGGCTCCCCGGCTCGACGGCCCTGCTCGCCCGCCGCCGGCCGCGATCACCCCACGAGAAAACGCTGTGGGCCACGCACGTCCTGGCCGTCGACGCCACGGCGGCCGGCTGCAAGCTCGTCGGCGAGGTCGGTTATGAGACCGATCGCGCCCGGTTCCTGGGTCGCGGCCGCTCCGTCGCCGACCCCGCAGCGCTCGATCCGGGCGAAATCCCGACGGGGACGGTCGGCCCGGTGCTCGATCCGATCTTCAGCCTCCGCCGCCGGATGGTTCTGGCGCCGGGCGGCATGGTCGTCCTGGCCTACACCACGGCCGTCTCCGAGAGCCGTGCGGGGGTCGTCGCCCTGGCCGACCAGTACCACGGGCCGAGCGCCTCGGCGCGAGCCTTCGAGCTGGCCTGGGCCCAGCGTCAGGCCGAGCACGGTCAGCGCGCCTGGTCCGTCGAGGAGGCCCACCTGTTCCAGCGACTGGCCTCGTATCTGATCTTCGCCGGTCCAGCCCTCCGCGCCCGGACCACCACTGGGGATGCCGACGGTCCGTCGCCGGGCCCCGTCGGCCGGCTGGGGATCGACCTGCGCTTCCCCATGGTCGTGCTGCGGCTCACCGAGGCCAGCGGGCTGTCGATGGCCCGCCAGCTCGTTTCGGCCCAGGCCTATCTGAGACAGAAGGGCCTCGACGTCTCGCTCGTCTTCCTGGACGACTCGCCGGGCTCCGGTCTGGGCGAGGCGATCGCCGGGCTGGCTCGCGAGGCCGGCGTCGCCGACCGCCTGAACCAGCCGGCCGGACTCCACGTCGTCCCCGGGGCGACCCTCGATCCCCCGTCGCGCGGGGCGCTTCTGGCCTCGGCCCGCGTCGCCTTCGACGCCGCCGCGGGAACGCTCGCCGAACAACTTGAAGGGGTCGACTGGACCCCTGAGCTTCCCGAGCCGTTGACCGCCGCGCCCCACGCCGCGGCCTGGCGCGACGAGCCTGTCGCCGCTCCCGAGGGGCTACTCTTCGACAACGGTCTGGGCGGCTTCACGGCCGACGGCCGCGAGTACGTCGTCCTGATCGACGCCCCCCCGCGCGGCCAGGCGATCCCTCGCCCGGCGCTGCCCCCCCTACCCTGGAGCAACGTCGTCGCCAATCCCTCGGCCGGTTTCCTGGTCACCGAGGCCGGCTCCCAGTGCACCTGGGCGGGGAACAGCCAGATGAACCGGCTGACCTCCTGGAGCAACGACCCGATCGGCGATCCTTCCGCGGAGGTGATCTACCTCCGCGACGAGGAAGCCGGCCAGGTCTGGTGCCCTACTCCCCTCCCCATCCCGGGCGCATCCCCGGTCCTCGTCCGGCACGGTCAGGGCTATACGACGTTCGAGCGCAACTGCCACGGCCTGCGCCAGCGGCTCGACGTCTTCATGGATCCGGAAAAGCCGATCAAGTACCTGCGGCTGCGCGTCGAAAACCCCGGCGAGGCCGCCAGGAAGCTCTCCGCGACGTTCTACGCCGAGTGGGTCCTTGGGACCAACCGCGACCGCACGGCGATGCACGTCGTCACGACGCTCGACCCCGAGAGCGGGGCGCTCACGGCCCGCAACAGCTTCCGGGACGAGTTCGCCGACGGCGTCGCGTTCCTGGACGTCGACCGCCGGCCGCGAACCGTCACCGGCGATCGGAGCGAGTTCCTCGGCCGCCACGGCTCCATCGCCAGCCCCGCGGCGCTCGGCCAGGTGGAGCTTTCCGGCCTCGTCGGCGGCGGCCTCGACCCCTGCGGCGCGGTGCAGACGAAGTTCGACCTCGGCCCCGGCGAGACGCTCGAAATCGTCTTCCTTTTGGGATGGGCCGACGCTCCTTCCCAGGTGCGGGACGCGATCGCCCACGTCCGCGACCTCGGCGCCGCCGGGGCTCTCCAGCAGTCGAAGGCTCGCTGGGACGACCTGCTCGGCGTCGTGCAGGTCCACACGCCGGAGCCCTCGTTCGACCTGCTCCTCAACCGCTGGCTGCTCTACCAAACGACGAGCTGCCGCCTCTGGGGACGCACGGCGTTCTACCAGTCGGGCGGCGCGTTCGGCTTCCGCGACCAGCTCCAAGACGTCCTCTCGCTGCTGCACGCCGCTCCCGAACTGGCCAGGAAGCAGGTCCTGCTGCACGCTTCTCGACAATTCGTCGAAGGAGACGTCCAGCACTGGTGGCATCCGCCCGAGGGACGGGGCGTCCGAACGCGATACTCCGACGATTACCTCTGGCTCCCCTTCGTCGCCTCGCGGTACGTCGAGACGACCGGCGACCTGACAGCGCTCGACGAAACGGTCGGCTTCCTCCAGGCCCCGGAACTGGCCGCCGGGCAGGAGGACGACTACCGCCTCCCCGACGACGCCCCCGGCGGAGCCTCGCTCTATGAGCACTGCGCCCGGGCGCTTGACCGGTCGAGCCCCCGTGGCGAGCAC encodes:
- a CDS encoding addiction module protein, which produces MDLKSVLSEVQAWPPEDRLRLIEEVWDSLADDESGPELTPELRDLLDRRLAALEAEPDGGVTWDEIRQRYRTARKPRSVG
- a CDS encoding dual specificity protein phosphatase family protein, translating into MLRRIPDSPLALAPAAMLRETSALAEAGVEAVVDLALNERPTLVGRELVACRFPLIDGEGNPDWLLRMAVRVVADLIREKVPTLVCCGNGMSRSPAVAAAALAIARGIAPEEALALVAAVGPADVSTGLWRDVRAVAISLRSDSFE
- a CDS encoding GH36-type glycosyl hydrolase domain-containing protein translates to MSATYKDEPASAIDAGDGSWIALLDPRRTGPIRGELLGVERLERRARELADVATTFPPRSSVSPLLRRFADNAKVLERVHERIESGDVHAHGIDVEWLLDNFHIVDDVIKEVRRDMPSGYDAVLPKLSATPLKTYPRVYAIAVSLTAHTDGEFDEARIHRFVAAFQEKAGLTIGELWALPTMLRLVLLENLRRLAEEMAWSWRERRRADEWLEADENERPPLAETSGPFVARLMQAPRTSESKAPSAKVVGDLLQNQGVDVDAVVERENHRQAANQVTVGNSVVTLRLLSAIDWNAFFEQQSPVQKILLKDPSGYYPQQDFPTCDRYRKSVEKVARGAKADELAVAQKAVELAAAADPADHRRGHVGFWLIDDGLKTLRSHFPYRPPWRVWLLETVRAHPNVVYFGSIVLVWLLIAAVCTWFAGGLSLGVGALLGVLALLALPVGEVAVGFINHVLTLFVPPRVLPKLEFKKGIPDEYRTFVVIPTMLVKAHHAEGLLERLEIHYLTNPDPNLRFALLTDFADAPAEHMPEDQSLIDDALARVRALNERYGRAKGDDLFFLFHRRRLWNESQGSWMGWERKRGKLSEFNNILRGGPVGSYNVFSADPSTLPKFRFVITLDSDTQMPRDTAGRMVGTIAHPLNRPLYDPVSGRVLEGYGVLQPRVSFHLTAATHSYFARLLASGGGIDPYSTAASDSYMDLYGVGSFTGKGVYDIDAFERAVGHIFPENRILSHDLIEGNYVRCGLLSDTEVFDDFPARYHAYARREHRWIRGDWQLLPWITPSVPMPEGKSRPNPLPALERWKLLDNLRRSLTPPAVVLMLALGWTVMPGSPWLWTAVALLVQAQPLLKWFTAAVVGSIRSGSISPFKGGLDAIPAMGGQALLSLAFLPDQARSAVDAVCRTLYRQYVSGKRMLEWETAAAAEQRLGGDLGSFVRSMWQASATALVIGAAVAWLRPGALWVAAPILLAWILSPLVAFLISRPLPTTEHPLTTEEIRALRRLARKTWRYFETFVGEEDHWLPPDNFQEVPDARVAHRTSPTNKGLLLLSTTAAHDLGFLSLGTLVDRLERTFDTLDRLERHWGHFYNWYNTRTLAPLPPLYVSTVDSGNMLGCLVALRQALIEKTRTPVIGPEVAHGLSDVLGLATESGVVDGSRLKALLDAPTPTDLPGWRAWLDRVEDEAGRLEEEIAASDRSGDLATAQTWLRKLLEQAVDHRRNLESLAGQESGPVPTLMTLAGSRAAASTLASRMVSLADRAEAMGRAMDFRPLYKKERNLYTIGCNLSQGRLDGACYDLLASESCLTSYLTICRGEAPRKHWFQLGRPFVRSAGSIGLISWGGTMFEYLMPRLLLKSLPNTVLSEAIRTAVARQREYGRQLGLPWGISESAFSAQYPEGDYRYQAFGTPGLGLKQGLDEDRVIAPYATAMATMIEPGAAVENLKRLTAEGGEGAYGWYEAIDYTPDRLPPGQKSVVCRSYMSHHQGMSLVAATNKLLGDIMPRRFHAEPMVRANELLLQERIPRDTPLVDMEAETEEAAAAAAASEEDLASAPERPAAPSFLSRRLSTPMTVAPRTHLLSNAQYHVMLTNAGSGASTCRGMDVTRWREDSSREAYGQFLYIRDTASGAFWSAGFQPTCRPADEDEIVFAADKATIRRRVGGIESLLEVAVSPEQLAEVRRLTLVNHGPTSRELEVVSYAEVVLAPHDADLAHPAFLKLFLETEWLPGSTALLARRRPRSPHEKTLWATHVLAVDATAAGCKLVGEVGYETDRARFLGRGRSVADPAALDPGEIPTGTVGPVLDPIFSLRRRMVLAPGGMVVLAYTTAVSESRAGVVALADQYHGPSASARAFELAWAQRQAEHGQRAWSVEEAHLFQRLASYLIFAGPALRARTTTGDADGPSPGPVGRLGIDLRFPMVVLRLTEASGLSMARQLVSAQAYLRQKGLDVSLVFLDDSPGSGLGEAIAGLAREAGVADRLNQPAGLHVVPGATLDPPSRGALLASARVAFDAAAGTLAEQLEGVDWTPELPEPLTAAPHAAAWRDEPVAAPEGLLFDNGLGGFTADGREYVVLIDAPPRGQAIPRPALPPLPWSNVVANPSAGFLVTEAGSQCTWAGNSQMNRLTSWSNDPIGDPSAEVIYLRDEEAGQVWCPTPLPIPGASPVLVRHGQGYTTFERNCHGLRQRLDVFMDPEKPIKYLRLRVENPGEAARKLSATFYAEWVLGTNRDRTAMHVVTTLDPESGALTARNSFRDEFADGVAFLDVDRRPRTVTGDRSEFLGRHGSIASPAALGQVELSGLVGGGLDPCGAVQTKFDLGPGETLEIVFLLGWADAPSQVRDAIAHVRDLGAAGALQQSKARWDDLLGVVQVHTPEPSFDLLLNRWLLYQTTSCRLWGRTAFYQSGGAFGFRDQLQDVLSLLHAAPELARKQVLLHASRQFVEGDVQHWWHPPEGRGVRTRYSDDYLWLPFVASRYVETTGDLTALDETVGFLQAPELAAGQEDDYRLPDDAPGGASLYEHCARALDRSSPRGEHGLPLMGGGDWNDGMSRVGVEGKGESVWLAWFLMVVLRRFAPIAEARGETERASRWRSEADALAKAVEEAGWDGSWYRRAYFDDGTPLGTAGAQECRIDSLPQSWSVLAGGDSARSAQAMDAVESQLVLDADRVVLLLAPPFDQSRPNPGYIQGYVPGTRENGAQYSHAAAWVVQATAGLGRGETALKLFQHLNPINHALCKNDLLIYKGEPYVLAGDVFGIAPHIGRVGWSWYTGAAGWLYQAGLESILGLQRQGDLLRIEPCIPASWTEFKIDYRHGRTAYEIHVRNPQGCERGRTRISIDGAAVTAGGIPLSDDGNHHHVEVFMSPFDEAVANA
- a CDS encoding TIGR02594 family protein, which gives rise to MNIAKVEIGQQEKPGDEHNPRVLEYLATCGTQYKTDETPWCPAFANWVMIHAGKKGTNSALARSWLKWGEPIEEPRYGCVVVFKRGTSNWQGHVGFFVRTEGDKIVVLGGNQSNTVSIAPRSKSDLLGYRWPGPKD